A stretch of Physeter macrocephalus isolate SW-GA chromosome 8, ASM283717v5, whole genome shotgun sequence DNA encodes these proteins:
- the LOC102974445 gene encoding peptidyl-prolyl cis-trans isomerase A-like: MVNPTVFFDIAVNGEPLGRVSFELFADKVPKTAENFCPLSTGEKGFGFKGSFFHRIIPGFMCQGGDFTCHNGTGGKSIYGEKFDNENFLLKHTGPGILPMANAGPNTNGSQFFICTAKTEWLDGKHVIFGKVKEGMNIVEAMERFGSRNGKTSKKITIADCGQI, from the coding sequence ATGGTCAACCCTACCGTGTTCTTTGACATCGCTGTCAACGGCGAGCCCTTGGGCCGCGTCTCCTTCGAGCTGTTTGCAGACAAAGTTCCAAAGACAGCAGAAAACTTTTGTCCTCTGAGCACTGGGGAGAAAGGCTTTGGTTTTAAAGGTTCCTTCTTTCACAGAATAATTCCGGGATTTATGTGCCAGGGTGGTGACTTCACATGCCATAATGGCACTGGTGGCAAGTCCATCTATGGGGAGAAATTTGATAATGAGAATTTCCTCCTGAAGCATACGGGTCCTGGCATCTTGCCCATGGCAAATGCTGGCCCCAACACAAATGGTTCCCAGTTTTTCATCTGCACTGCCAAGACTGAGTGGTTGGATGGCAAGCATGTGATCTTTGGCAAGGTGAAAGAGGGCATGAATATTGTGGAAGCCATGGAGCGCTTTGGGTCCAGGAATGGCAAGACCAGCAAGAAGATCACCATTGCTGACTGTGGACAAATCTAA